A single region of the Paraburkholderia sprentiae WSM5005 genome encodes:
- the recX gene encoding recombination regulator RecX, translated as MIRKGRPLSDSGRYPDGPRDAADGSPDSGDPFDPFEPFDAHDRAAGRDAQRTRPAPAAAPSSPDSSGLDSSIRSEVTYTRSRRQPGEAKPGQSDEDDSRKTQRPLRSLKARALGYLSRREYSRAELAHKLKPYVEETDSLDTVLDALQAENWLSDSRFAESLIHRRASRLGTSRILGELKQHALNPALVEEASAQLRETELARAQAVWRKKFGQLPQTPAERAKQARFLASRGFSGATIGKILKGIDDIGDGD; from the coding sequence GTGATACGCAAAGGCCGACCGTTGTCCGACTCCGGACGCTATCCGGACGGCCCGCGCGATGCGGCGGATGGATCGCCTGATTCCGGCGATCCATTCGATCCGTTCGAACCGTTCGACGCACACGACCGCGCTGCGGGCCGCGACGCGCAGCGTACGCGGCCGGCCCCCGCTGCAGCGCCGTCGAGCCCGGATTCCTCCGGGCTCGATTCCTCCATCCGCTCCGAAGTCACCTACACCCGCTCGCGCCGCCAACCCGGCGAAGCGAAGCCGGGCCAGTCCGACGAAGACGACAGCAGAAAAACTCAACGCCCGCTGCGTTCGCTGAAAGCGCGCGCGCTTGGCTATCTGTCGCGCCGCGAATATAGCCGCGCCGAGCTCGCCCACAAGCTGAAGCCCTACGTAGAGGAAACCGATTCGCTCGACACGGTGCTCGACGCGCTACAAGCCGAAAACTGGCTATCCGACTCGCGTTTCGCGGAAAGCCTGATCCATCGGCGCGCATCGCGGCTCGGCACGAGCCGCATTCTGGGCGAACTGAAGCAACACGCGCTCAATCCGGCGCTCGTCGAAGAGGCGAGCGCGCAATTGCGCGAAACCGAACTCGCGCGCGCCCAGGCGGTCTGGCGCAAGAAGTTCGGCCAGTTGCCGCAAACGCCGGCCGAGCGCGCGAAGCAGGCGCGCTTTCTCGCGTCGCGCGGCTTCTCCGGCGCGACGATCGGCAAGATCCTGAAGGGTATCGACGACATCGGGGATGGCGACTAG
- a CDS encoding response regulator transcription factor: protein MRILIAEDDSILADGLVRSLRQSAYAVDHVKSGVEADTALSMQTFDLLILDLGLPRMSGLEVLRRLRARNSNLPVLILTAADSVDERVKGLDLGADDYMAKPFALNELEARVRALTRRGAGGGPTVVRHGSLSFDQVGRIAYVNDQVIDLSARELGLLEVLLQRIGRLVSKEQLVDHLCEWGEEVSNNAIEVYVHRLRKKIEPSGVRIITVRGLGYCLEKAAPPANPSGPVAAGSEPPTEQTAPPPAAPSSAAMPASHHYK, encoded by the coding sequence ATGCGAATTCTGATTGCCGAAGATGACAGCATACTCGCGGACGGTCTGGTTCGATCACTCCGCCAATCGGCCTATGCGGTCGATCACGTGAAAAGCGGCGTGGAAGCCGATACCGCGTTGTCAATGCAGACCTTCGATCTATTGATCCTCGATCTGGGCCTGCCGCGCATGTCCGGACTCGAGGTGCTGCGCCGCCTGCGCGCGCGCAATTCGAACCTGCCCGTGCTGATCCTGACCGCCGCCGATAGCGTCGACGAACGCGTCAAAGGCCTCGACCTCGGCGCCGACGATTACATGGCCAAGCCCTTCGCGCTGAACGAACTCGAGGCGCGCGTGCGCGCGCTGACACGGCGCGGCGCAGGCGGCGGCCCGACCGTCGTGCGGCATGGCTCGCTGTCGTTCGATCAGGTGGGCCGCATTGCCTATGTCAACGACCAGGTGATCGATCTGTCCGCGCGCGAGCTCGGTCTGCTCGAAGTGCTGCTGCAACGGATCGGCCGGCTGGTCTCGAAAGAGCAGCTCGTCGACCATCTGTGCGAATGGGGCGAAGAAGTCAGCAACAACGCCATCGAAGTCTACGTGCACCGGCTGCGCAAGAAGATCGAACCGAGCGGCGTGCGCATCATCACCGTGCGCGGACTCGGCTATTGCCTAGAAAAAGCGGCGCCGCCGGCGAATCCGAGCGGGCCCGTCGCCGCCGGCTCCGAGCCGCCAACGGAGCAAACCGCACCACCGCCCGCCGCGCCGTCGTCCGCCGCGATGCCGGCGAGCCACCACTACAAATAG
- a CDS encoding sensor histidine kinase — protein sequence MSARAERATAHAADLDEARDARYANPFAPPDETEAAAEARPRSLFGEILDWMLAPLLLLWPMSLAVTYLVAKSIANGPFDRALETDAYVLARQIHPVNGVAELSLPESTRDFLRADNVDSVFFQVLGTRGELVAGERDMPLPHEEDRPPPGLVEFRDDVLRGNDIRVAYTTVEFPQTPGAQAVLVQVAETLDKRSQLANDIIKGVILPQFVILPLAILLVWFGLSRGLEPLHALQAHIRARRPDDLSPLEARRAPPEIEPLVTSFNDLLTRLEQNMELQKRFIADAAHQMKTPLAGLRTQAELALRQDASAEVHRSLEQIATSSEHAARLVTQLLALARAENRRSGQIFTPVELGELARSAVREWVQAALAKQMDIGYEAPDEPVEVAGNPVMLREMLSNLIDNAIRYTPAGGRITVRVRHDAPARRVHLEVEDTGLGIPASERSRVVERFYRILGREGDGSGLGLAIVREIAAMHGGELAIDDNVYHASPRLAGTLVRVSLHVLERGQDLP from the coding sequence ATGTCCGCACGCGCTGAGCGCGCCACGGCGCACGCTGCGGACCTCGACGAGGCGCGCGACGCGCGCTACGCCAATCCGTTCGCCCCGCCCGACGAAACCGAAGCCGCCGCCGAAGCGCGTCCGCGCTCGCTGTTCGGCGAGATTCTCGACTGGATGCTCGCGCCGCTGCTGCTGCTGTGGCCGATGAGCCTCGCGGTCACGTATCTGGTCGCGAAGTCGATCGCGAACGGGCCGTTCGACCGCGCGCTCGAAACCGACGCTTACGTGCTCGCGCGCCAGATCCATCCGGTCAACGGCGTCGCGGAGCTGTCGCTGCCTGAGTCGACGCGCGATTTCCTGCGCGCCGACAATGTCGACAGCGTGTTCTTTCAGGTGCTCGGCACGCGCGGCGAGCTGGTGGCCGGCGAGCGCGACATGCCGCTGCCGCACGAGGAGGATCGCCCGCCACCGGGCCTCGTCGAATTCCGCGACGACGTGCTGCGCGGCAACGACATCCGCGTCGCTTATACGACCGTCGAGTTTCCGCAGACGCCGGGCGCGCAGGCCGTGCTCGTGCAAGTCGCCGAAACGCTCGACAAGCGCAGCCAGCTCGCCAACGACATCATCAAGGGCGTGATCCTGCCGCAGTTCGTGATCCTGCCACTCGCGATCCTGCTCGTGTGGTTCGGGCTGTCGCGCGGGCTCGAGCCGCTGCATGCGCTGCAGGCGCATATCCGCGCGCGCCGGCCGGACGATCTGTCGCCGCTCGAGGCGCGCCGCGCGCCGCCGGAAATCGAGCCGCTCGTCACTTCGTTCAACGATCTGCTCACGCGCCTCGAACAGAACATGGAGTTGCAGAAGCGCTTCATCGCCGACGCCGCGCATCAGATGAAAACGCCGCTCGCCGGGCTGCGCACGCAGGCCGAGCTCGCGCTGCGGCAGGACGCGTCGGCCGAGGTGCATCGCTCGCTCGAACAGATCGCGACGAGTTCCGAGCACGCCGCGCGGCTCGTCACGCAGTTGCTCGCGCTGGCGCGCGCGGAAAACCGTCGGTCGGGACAGATCTTCACGCCGGTCGAACTCGGCGAACTCGCGCGCAGTGCGGTGCGCGAATGGGTGCAGGCCGCGCTCGCGAAGCAGATGGACATCGGCTACGAAGCGCCCGACGAGCCAGTCGAAGTCGCCGGCAATCCGGTCATGCTGCGCGAAATGCTGTCGAACCTGATCGACAATGCGATCCGCTACACGCCGGCGGGCGGCCGCATCACCGTGCGCGTGCGACACGACGCCCCCGCGCGGCGCGTGCATCTGGAAGTCGAGGATACCGGGCTCGGCATTCCGGCCAGCGAGCGTTCGCGCGTGGTCGAGCGGTTCTACCGGATTCTCGGCCGTGAGGGCGACGGCAGCGGCCTCGGTCTGGCGATCGTGCGCGAGATCGCGGCGATGCACGGCGGTGAACTCGCTATCGACGACAACGTCTACCACGCGTCGCCGCGGCTCGCCGGCACGCTCGTGCGTGTCAGCTTGCACGTGCTCGAACGGGGGCAGGACTTACCCTAA
- a CDS encoding DUF2889 domain-containing protein, whose protein sequence is MSLSPPVSRQLRHRRAIRAEAYERADGLWDVEACLTDEKPRDVALASGIRPNGQPIHELWLRITIDRKLNVVDAEASSDWVPYPGLCQASNPAYRALIGLNLFHNFRRDAARLLAGTAGCTHLTELCAILPTAAIQAFAGDVWNTDHGTPGANAGSADESSSGTGEHSNDKPPFQLGRCHALRFDGEAVKQFHPRWYGHAPRPAQRAASSDDAAAREPGGDASA, encoded by the coding sequence ATGTCGCTTTCCCCGCCAGTGTCCCGTCAGTTGCGCCACCGTCGCGCAATCAGAGCGGAAGCTTACGAGCGAGCCGATGGCCTGTGGGATGTGGAAGCGTGCCTAACCGACGAAAAGCCGCGCGATGTGGCGCTTGCGTCGGGCATCCGGCCCAATGGTCAGCCGATCCATGAACTCTGGCTTCGCATCACCATCGATCGCAAGCTCAACGTCGTCGACGCCGAGGCGTCGTCCGACTGGGTACCCTATCCAGGGTTGTGCCAGGCCAGCAATCCCGCCTACCGTGCCCTCATCGGGCTCAATCTGTTCCACAACTTCCGTCGCGATGCTGCCCGTTTGCTGGCCGGCACGGCCGGTTGCACGCATCTCACCGAGCTGTGCGCGATCCTGCCGACCGCCGCGATCCAGGCGTTCGCCGGCGACGTGTGGAACACCGATCACGGCACGCCGGGTGCGAACGCGGGTTCGGCAGACGAATCGTCTAGCGGCACAGGCGAGCATTCCAACGACAAACCGCCATTCCAGCTGGGACGCTGCCACGCGCTGCGTTTCGACGGCGAGGCGGTGAAGCAGTTTCATCCGCGCTGGTATGGCCATGCGCCGCGTCCGGCGCAACGCGCGGCGTCGTCGGACGACGCGGCGGCCCGCGAACCAGGCGGCGACGCGTCGGCCTGA
- a CDS encoding MFS transporter, with the protein MATVGGQISHVPMTRDEKRVIFASSLGTVFEWYDFYLAGSLAAFISKSFFSGVNPTAAFIFTLLSFAAGFAVRPFGAIVFGRLGDMVGRKYTFLITIIIMGLSTFLVGFLPGYAAIGIASPVIFIAMRLLQGLALGGEYGGAATYVAEHAPAGRRGFYTAWIQTTATLGLFLSLLVILGVRTTMGEATFGAWGWRIPFIASILLLAVSVWIRLQLHESPVFARIKAEGKTSKAPLSEAFGQWKNLKVVILALVGLTAGQAVVWYTGQFYTLFFLTQTLKVDGTIANIMIALSLLIGTPFFLFFGSLSDRIGRKPIIMAGLLIAALTYFPLFKALTHYTNPALEAATAKSPIVVIADPAECSFQFNPVGTAKFTSSCDIAKGALSRAGLNYENVAAPAGTIAQIRVGDTVVNTFDGRAANAKEQGKTFEKTLAATLKAAGYPPKADPAQINWPMTIVILTILVIYVTMVYGPIAAMLVEMFPTRIRYTSMSLPYHIGNGWFGGFLPATAFAIVAAKGNIYSGLWYPIVIALATFVIGMLFVRETKDSDIYAKD; encoded by the coding sequence ATGGCTACCGTTGGCGGGCAAATCTCGCACGTGCCGATGACGCGCGATGAGAAGCGGGTGATCTTCGCATCGTCGCTAGGTACGGTTTTCGAGTGGTACGACTTTTATCTGGCCGGCTCGCTGGCGGCCTTCATCAGCAAGAGCTTTTTCTCCGGCGTCAATCCGACTGCGGCGTTCATCTTCACGCTCCTCAGCTTCGCGGCGGGCTTCGCGGTGCGGCCGTTCGGCGCGATCGTGTTCGGCCGGCTCGGCGACATGGTCGGGCGCAAGTACACGTTTCTCATCACGATCATCATCATGGGTCTGTCGACGTTCCTCGTCGGCTTTCTGCCCGGCTATGCGGCGATCGGCATCGCTTCGCCGGTGATCTTCATCGCGATGCGCCTGCTGCAGGGTCTCGCGCTCGGCGGCGAGTACGGCGGCGCCGCGACCTACGTGGCCGAACACGCGCCGGCGGGACGCCGCGGCTTCTACACCGCGTGGATCCAGACCACCGCGACGCTCGGCCTGTTCCTGTCGCTGCTCGTGATTCTCGGCGTGCGCACGACGATGGGTGAAGCTACGTTCGGCGCCTGGGGCTGGCGCATTCCGTTCATCGCGTCGATCCTGCTGCTCGCGGTGTCGGTGTGGATTCGTCTGCAACTGCACGAGTCACCGGTGTTCGCGCGCATCAAGGCCGAGGGCAAGACCTCGAAGGCGCCGCTCTCCGAAGCGTTCGGCCAGTGGAAGAACCTGAAGGTCGTGATCCTCGCGCTGGTCGGACTGACGGCCGGCCAGGCCGTGGTCTGGTACACGGGCCAGTTCTATACGCTGTTCTTCCTCACGCAGACACTGAAGGTCGACGGCACCATCGCCAACATCATGATCGCGCTCTCGCTGCTGATCGGCACGCCGTTCTTTCTGTTCTTCGGCTCGCTGTCGGATCGCATCGGCCGCAAGCCGATCATCATGGCCGGCCTGCTGATCGCCGCGCTCACGTATTTCCCGCTGTTCAAGGCGCTCACGCACTACACGAACCCGGCGCTCGAAGCGGCGACCGCGAAGTCGCCGATTGTCGTGATCGCCGACCCGGCCGAGTGCTCGTTCCAGTTCAACCCGGTGGGCACCGCGAAGTTCACGAGCTCGTGCGACATCGCGAAGGGCGCGCTGTCGCGAGCCGGCCTGAACTATGAGAACGTCGCGGCACCGGCCGGCACGATCGCGCAGATCCGCGTGGGCGATACGGTCGTCAACACATTCGACGGCCGCGCCGCCAACGCGAAGGAGCAAGGCAAGACGTTCGAGAAGACGCTCGCCGCCACGCTGAAGGCCGCCGGCTACCCGCCGAAGGCCGATCCGGCGCAGATCAACTGGCCGATGACCATCGTGATCCTGACGATCCTCGTGATCTACGTGACGATGGTCTACGGGCCGATCGCGGCGATGCTGGTCGAGATGTTCCCGACGCGCATCCGTTATACGTCGATGTCGCTGCCGTATCACATCGGCAATGGCTGGTTCGGCGGTTTCCTGCCCGCGACCGCGTTCGCGATCGTCGCGGCGAAAGGCAACATCTATTCGGGGCTCTGGTATCCGATCGTGATCGCGTTGGCCACGTTCGTGATCGGCATGCTGTTCGTGCGCGAGACCAAGGACTCGGACATCTACGCGAAGGATTGA
- the sucC gene encoding ADP-forming succinate--CoA ligase subunit beta has product MKIHEYQGKEILRKFGVAVPRGKPVFSVDDAVKAAEELGGPVCVVKAQIHAGGRGKGGGVKVAKSLEQVREYSNQILGMQLVTHQTGPEGQKVNRLLIEEGADIKKELYVGLVIDRVSQKIVVMASSEGGMDVEEVAEKTPELIHKVAVDPSTGLKDSEADDLAKKIGVPDASIPQARAILQGLYKAFWETDASLAEINPLILTGDGKVIALDAKFNFDSNALFRHPEIVAYRDLDEEDPAEIEASKFDLAYISLDGNIGCLVNGAGLAMATMDTIKLFGGEPANFLDVGGGATTEKVTEAFKIMLKNPNLTAILVNIFGGIMRCDVIAEGVIAASKAVSLKVPLVVRMKGTNEDLGKKMLAESGLPIISADSMEEAAQKVVAAASGKA; this is encoded by the coding sequence ATGAAGATTCACGAGTACCAGGGTAAGGAAATCCTGCGGAAATTCGGCGTCGCGGTACCGCGCGGCAAGCCGGTCTTCTCGGTGGATGATGCGGTCAAGGCCGCTGAAGAGCTGGGCGGCCCGGTGTGCGTCGTGAAAGCTCAGATCCACGCGGGTGGCCGTGGCAAGGGCGGCGGCGTCAAGGTCGCCAAGTCGCTGGAACAGGTTCGCGAGTACTCGAACCAGATCCTCGGCATGCAGCTCGTCACGCACCAGACCGGTCCGGAAGGCCAGAAGGTCAACCGCCTGCTGATCGAAGAAGGCGCTGACATCAAGAAGGAACTGTATGTCGGTCTCGTGATCGATCGCGTTTCGCAGAAGATCGTCGTGATGGCGTCGAGCGAAGGCGGCATGGACGTCGAGGAAGTCGCGGAAAAGACGCCTGAGCTGATCCACAAGGTTGCCGTCGACCCGTCGACCGGCCTGAAGGACTCGGAAGCCGACGACCTCGCGAAGAAGATCGGCGTGCCCGACGCTTCGATCCCGCAAGCTCGCGCGATTCTGCAGGGCCTGTACAAGGCATTCTGGGAAACCGACGCATCGCTCGCCGAAATCAACCCGCTGATCCTGACCGGCGACGGCAAGGTCATCGCGCTCGACGCGAAGTTCAACTTCGACTCGAACGCGCTGTTCCGTCACCCGGAAATCGTCGCGTACCGTGATCTGGACGAAGAAGATCCGGCTGAAATCGAAGCGTCGAAGTTCGACCTCGCGTACATCTCGCTCGACGGCAACATCGGCTGCCTCGTGAACGGCGCTGGCCTCGCCATGGCAACGATGGACACCATCAAGCTGTTCGGCGGCGAACCGGCGAACTTCCTCGACGTCGGCGGCGGAGCGACGACCGAGAAGGTCACGGAAGCGTTCAAGATCATGCTGAAGAACCCGAACCTGACCGCGATTCTGGTCAACATCTTCGGTGGCATCATGCGCTGCGACGTGATCGCGGAAGGCGTGATCGCGGCATCGAAGGCCGTGTCGCTGAAGGTGCCGCTCGTGGTCCGCATGAAGGGCACGAACGAAGACCTGGGCAAGAAGATGCTCGCTGAATCCGGCCTGCCGATCATCTCGGCGGACAGCATGGAAGAAGCGGCCCAGAAGGTCGTCGCGGCTGCTTCGGGCAAGGCGTAA
- a CDS encoding putative urea ABC transporter substrate-binding protein has product MFKLVRCLGIAAVSLATFASSPTFAAGRNDFKVCWTIYAGWMPWGEAKTQGIVSKWAKKYGINVDVVQLNDYVESINQYTAGKFDGCAMTNMDALTIPASGGVDSTALIVSDYSNGNDGVLMKGKGKQIADLKGQQVNLVQFSVSHYLLARALESAHMSERDLKVVNTSDADISGAFATPTVHNAVTWNPMLADLKSQPNVSEVFDSSKIPGEIMDMMVVNTKTLQQNPALGKALTGAWFEMIALMHTDSAASTSALTAMAKASGTDLANFKGQLSTTALFYSPQAALDFVTSPDMPKIMTRVAKFSFDHGLLGQDAKSADAVGMAFDKGVVVGNRNNVKLRFDPSYVAMAAAGKL; this is encoded by the coding sequence ATGTTCAAGCTCGTTCGCTGTCTTGGCATTGCCGCCGTCTCCCTCGCCACCTTCGCCTCGAGCCCCACGTTCGCCGCGGGCCGCAACGACTTCAAGGTTTGCTGGACCATCTACGCCGGCTGGATGCCTTGGGGTGAGGCGAAAACCCAGGGCATCGTGTCCAAATGGGCCAAGAAGTACGGCATCAATGTCGATGTCGTGCAACTGAACGACTACGTCGAGTCCATCAATCAGTACACGGCCGGCAAGTTCGATGGCTGCGCGATGACCAACATGGATGCGCTCACGATTCCCGCCTCCGGCGGCGTGGATTCGACGGCCCTGATCGTCAGCGACTATTCGAACGGCAACGACGGCGTGCTGATGAAGGGCAAAGGCAAGCAGATCGCCGACCTGAAAGGACAGCAGGTCAATCTCGTGCAGTTCTCCGTCTCCCACTACCTGCTCGCACGCGCGCTCGAAAGCGCGCATATGAGCGAGCGCGACCTCAAGGTCGTGAACACCTCGGATGCCGACATCTCCGGCGCATTCGCGACCCCCACGGTTCACAACGCGGTCACCTGGAATCCGATGCTCGCCGACCTGAAGTCGCAGCCGAACGTCAGCGAAGTGTTCGACTCCAGCAAGATTCCCGGCGAAATCATGGACATGATGGTCGTCAACACGAAGACGTTGCAGCAGAACCCCGCCCTCGGCAAAGCGCTGACCGGCGCATGGTTCGAAATGATCGCGCTGATGCACACCGACTCCGCGGCCAGCACGTCCGCGCTGACCGCAATGGCGAAGGCCTCGGGCACCGACCTCGCCAACTTCAAGGGCCAACTGTCGACGACCGCCCTATTCTATTCGCCGCAAGCCGCGCTCGACTTCGTCACGAGCCCCGACATGCCGAAGATCATGACGCGCGTCGCGAAGTTCTCTTTCGATCACGGCCTGCTCGGCCAGGACGCGAAGAGCGCGGACGCGGTCGGCATGGCGTTCGACAAGGGCGTCGTGGTCGGCAACAGGAACAACGTCAAGCTGCGCTTCGATCCGTCCTACGTCGCGATGGCGGCCGCGGGCAAGCTCTGA
- the recA gene encoding recombinase RecA — MEESKKGSAGLTAEKSKALAAALAQIEKQFGKGSVMRLGAGEAVEDIQVVSTGSLGLDIALGVGGLPRGRVVEIYGPESSGKTTLTLQVVAEMQKLGGTAAFIDAEHALDIQYAGKLGVNVSDLLVSQPDTGEQALEIADALVRSGSIDMIVIDSVAALVPKAEIEGEMGDSLPGLQARLMSQALRKLTGTIKRTNCLVIFINQIRMKIGVMFGNPETTTGGNALKFYASVRLDIRRIGSIKKNDEVIGNETRVKVVKNKVAPPFREAIFDILYGEGISRQGEIIDLGVQAKIVDKAGAWYSYSGERIGQGKDNAREFLRENPDIAREIENRIRESLGVTAMANAVTGADAEVAGEEE, encoded by the coding sequence ATGGAAGAAAGCAAGAAAGGCTCGGCTGGACTGACTGCTGAAAAGAGCAAGGCACTGGCTGCCGCGCTCGCGCAGATCGAAAAGCAGTTCGGCAAAGGGTCGGTCATGCGGCTCGGCGCAGGTGAGGCAGTCGAAGACATCCAGGTGGTCTCCACCGGATCGCTCGGCCTCGACATCGCACTGGGCGTCGGCGGTTTGCCGCGTGGCCGGGTGGTCGAAATCTATGGTCCGGAATCGTCCGGTAAAACCACGCTGACGCTGCAGGTCGTCGCCGAAATGCAGAAGCTCGGCGGCACCGCGGCGTTCATCGACGCGGAACACGCGCTGGACATTCAATACGCGGGCAAGCTCGGCGTGAACGTCTCCGACCTGCTGGTCTCGCAGCCGGACACCGGCGAACAGGCGCTCGAAATCGCCGACGCGCTGGTGCGCTCGGGCTCGATCGACATGATCGTGATCGACTCGGTCGCGGCGCTGGTACCTAAGGCGGAAATCGAAGGCGAAATGGGCGACTCGCTGCCGGGTCTGCAGGCGCGTCTGATGTCGCAGGCGCTGCGCAAGCTGACCGGCACGATCAAGCGCACGAACTGCCTCGTGATCTTCATCAACCAGATCCGCATGAAGATCGGCGTGATGTTCGGCAACCCGGAAACCACCACGGGCGGTAACGCGCTGAAGTTCTATGCGTCGGTGCGTCTCGACATTCGCCGCATCGGCTCGATCAAGAAGAACGACGAAGTGATCGGCAACGAAACCCGCGTGAAGGTCGTCAAGAACAAGGTGGCGCCGCCGTTCCGTGAAGCGATTTTCGACATCCTGTACGGCGAGGGCATCTCGCGTCAGGGCGAAATCATCGACCTCGGCGTGCAGGCGAAGATCGTCGACAAGGCCGGCGCATGGTACAGCTACAGCGGCGAGCGGATCGGTCAGGGCAAGGACAACGCGCGTGAATTCCTGCGCGAAAATCCGGACATCGCTCGGGAAATCGAAAACCGTATCCGCGAGTCGCTGGGCGTCACCGCGATGGCGAACGCCGTGACCGGCGCGGACGCTGAAGTCGCGGGCGAAGAAGAGTAA